The segment ATCTCTAACAGAGTATCGAGGTTTTCTCCCCGGATGGCACTGACCGGAACCATAATCGTGTCCCCACCCCATTCTTCGGGAACGAGAGCAAATTCGGTTAACTCTTGTTTCACCCGATCCGGCTGGGCACCTTCTTTATCAATTTTGTTGATGGCAATGATAATCGGGACTCCAGCCGCCTTAGCATGGCTAATGGCTTCAATCGTTTGGGGTTGGACACCATCATCGGCTGCTACAACCAGAATTGCCACGTCAGTAACTCTGGCTCCCCTGGCCCGCATGGCGGTAAAGGCTTCGTGACCCGGAGTATCCAGGAAGACGACTTGCTGGGTTTGACCCTCATGTTCCATATCGACATGATAGGCTCCGATGTGTTGGGTGATGCCCCCGGCTTCTCCTTGTGCCACTTTGGTTTCGCGGATAGCATCGAGGAGAGTGGTTTTCCCATGATCGACGTGACCCATGATGGTCACCACCGGAGGACGCCGTTGCAGATGTCCTAAGTCTTCCTCGTTGAGAATATTGTCGGGCTTGATCGCACCGGATTTGAGTTTTTCGTTTTCAACTTGAACGTTTAGATCTTGACAAATTAACAGAATTGTGTTATAGTCCAGCGTCTCTGTAATATTAACGGCAATTCCTTGAGAGAATAAGCGTTTGATAATTTCTGTTTCTGGCAAGATTAAAGCCATCGCCAGTTCCTGAACCGTCATTGGCCCTGGTACAATCACTTTCTCTGGGCGTTCTGCTTTCGGTTTAGCTTCTGTGCGACGCATATTTGCACCCGAAGAACCTCCACTCCGACCCGGAGTTTGTTTTTTCGGTTTAGCCGTCGTGGCGGCTAGATTATTTTGTCCCGGACTCGATTTGGGTTTGGGTGGACGCGCCAGGGATATAGTCATCATGGCGTTATTGGCGTTCGATAAAGCCAATGCGTTTAACTCATCATCATCGTCTTCATCTAAGGAAGGTTTCGCCCGTCGTTTAGCCTTGACTTTAGCAGCTTTAGCTTTAGCTGTATCGACAACTTCTTCTTCCTCTTCCTCCCATTCTGGCCCTCGTTTCCCAGTGCGAGGAGGGTTAGGTCGAGTTAATGTCGTCACCGCAGCCCGTTTTGGCCGTTTAATTAAATCGTCTGTAGCAATTAAGGGTTCTTCTTCTGCATTTTCTGAAGGTTCTGCATCCTCATCAATCGGTTGAACCGATTTACGCGCAGGAGGCGGTTGCAATTCCGGGCCACGGGGTCTGGGAGCCCCGATCTCTTTACGCGGTGCTTTTCGGGCTTCTGAGTCTTTTTCTTTAGCCTCAGTTGGAGCCAGGGATGGAGCCTGTTGTGTTTTGGGAGTCGGTTTTTCGGGAGTTTCCGTTTTGGGTTTTGATTCAACGGGTTTAGGCGTTGATTTATTCGTCTTCAAAACGGGCTTGTTTTTAATGATCGGTTCAACAACTTCAGAAGTAACAATAGGAACCGTTGATGCGGGTCTGACGGGTGGAGGAGACAGTAGAGCCGGTTCCGACAGATCTAGATCTTCTTCTTCAGGAATGGTGATCTCCTGCGGAGGAGAGTCAATGGCAATCTGCTCAGTTTCGGAACGTTCTTCGGCTGCTGTTTGGGAAGAGTCTGTTCCCGCTTGAGCAAGAGAATTGGGTTTCGATAATACAGGTCGATTTAACGTGGGTTTCACAGGCGCTTTTGGAGAAACAAGTGACTTAGGTGGTGTGGCAACTGATACTGATGCAGAGGAATTCTCCTCGCTGTACACAGGGGAGGAGTCAGAGTTAGGCCGAATTCTCGGCTTCTGGATCTCTAAAATTTCTTGCCTTTTCTTCTCTCCTGGTGTAGCTCCCGACGATTTCCCATTGGGGTGCGATCGCTCGGATTTGGCATCAAGCTGACCTGGGTTCGGGTGACTCGCTACATATTTTTCAATGCGTTCTTTATCCGATTCTGAAATCGTGCTACTGTGGCTTTTAACCGAAATATTCAGCCGTTCGCACACTGCTAAGATGTCCTTGTTATCCAAATTAAGTTCCCGTGATAGTTCGTAAATTCTGACTTTGGCGTTGTTCATCCACTGACCCCTCTTCGTACCAACCCATTGTTTGATGTTTACATAGTTCGATTTACTCTTACAACAGTAACCTCTACATTTTAAATAACGATATCATCTGCTCTTGTTATTTAAGTGTCAAGGATGCAGAGGATTCGTCTGCTGTGACAGTTCTTAATGTTATGTCGATTTTTGTTGAACTTGAACCCCTTAAATCTTTACACTTGTCTTTCTCAAGTTAACAGATTTGAACCTTCGGGTGAAGGAGGATCATTGGACAACTTAGCCAATTTATCCCATTCTGCTACAACTTGGACACCCCATTCTTCTATCTGGGGAGTAGGTTTAGTAACTAAATGTGAACTTGACACCTCCTTACAGGGGTTGTGAACGTGAACAGGTAGTTGATTCAGAAACATCGCCACAGGGCGAGGTCATCTCTGAAGGGTTTGCTAAACGTTGCCATAGGCTTTGATACAGTTCCTCTGGCACCGATGTTCGCAGTGCGTGTCCCAGTCGATTTTTTTTCTGAGCCACCCGTAAACAATCAGGGTTGGGGCAAAGGTAGGCTGAACGACCCATTCCTTGATCTAATTGTACCTGATGCGATGGATAGAGCCGGACAAATCGCCAGAAGGTTTCTTTGCCTGCTAACTGGCGACAAGCAACGCAACGACGTTGGTTTTTCATGGTTGACGGTTGACGGTTGACGGTTGACGGTTAGCCACTGCCTCCGGCGCTCCCCCGGCTCCCCTCTACTCCTCTTCCCCAAATTCGTCAAAGTCCTCATCCCTTGCCGCTAAAGCTTGACGTTCGAGTTCTTCGGCGATTTTTTCATCTTCGGCTGCTGCATCATATTTAGCAGTATCCTTAATATCGATTTTCCATCCTGTTAATCGGGCTGCCAGACGCACATTTTGCCCCTCTTTCCCAATAGCCAAACTCAATTGATCTTCAGGAACCAGAATATGGGCACGACGTTCTTCAGGATTGACTAAACGGACTTCATCGACTCTCGCCGGACTCAAGGCATTGGCAATATAGGTAGCCGGGTCAGGTGACCAACGAATCACATCTATTTTCTCACCCCGCAGTTCATTCACCACGACTTGAATCCGTGAACCCCTGGCTCCAATACAAGCCCCAACCGGATCAACATCTCGATCGAGAGTATCTACTGCTATTTTAGTCCGGGGGCCAACATGACGGGAAGGGGGGTTGGCTTCTCGCGCCACCGCCACAATTCGCACCACTTCATCCTCAATTTCTGGGACTTCATTGGCAAACAAATAAACGACTAACCCGGCATCAGCCCTAGACACTAACAATTGTGGCCCCCGTTGGGAACCTTGACAGACTTTTTTCAGATAGACGCGGAAAGTGGCATTGGCCCGATAATTATCATTCGGCAGTTGTTCCCGTTTGGGAAGTTCCGCTTCCACAGCCATGTGACCAAAGCCACTGGCCACTTCCATAATTACAGATTGTCGTTCAAATCGCAGGACTTTGGCTTGCAGCACTGTTCCTTCGAGTTCTTTAAACTCCTCTTGAATCATTTTGCGCTGCTTATCCCGCAGTTTTTGCGCTAAAACCTGTTTAGTTTGAATTGCAGCCATGCGGCCAAATTCCCCTTGATCCGGGGTGACATCCAGAGTAACGGTATCGCCTAATTGGGCTTCGGGTGCAACTTCTCGCACGTCTTTTAAGGCAATTTGATGATCTTGGTTACTGACTTGTTCAACAATAGTTAAATTTTTGGCTAAAACTCGAAATCCTTCGTCGTCTACATCGAGTTCTACATCAAAATTATCAAAATAATCGTCACTAAATTGAGTCTGGATTTCAATCGTTCGACGATAGCGTTCATATCCTTTTAACAATGCTTCTCGTAACGCTTCTTCTACGGCTTTTTTAGGTAAATTGCGTTCCTGAGAAATACTATTAATCATATCTTGCAAACCGGGCAAACTCACCATTGACATAGGGCTTTTATCCTCCAAATTGGAAATTTTGTGATCACAGGACTAGATTTTTCAACAGAGAAAGGAAGGGCGCAAAATCAAGGGGATAGACCCCCCTGCCTTCAATCACCAACGGTTTTAACTTGAGGTTGTAAAACCTTTATTCCTCCCCACTTTCATCGAATATAACTTGTGTAATTAACTCACGCGGAATTGCCAGTTGTCGCCCTTTTTGGCTTAAGTAAACAGTGGTTTCATCCCGACGCACCAGTTTTCCTCGTTGTTGAGAATGACCTTTGTAGGGTTCTGATGTTTTAACAATGATAGAAAATCCTTTGAATGAAACAAATTCTCGATCGCTGGTTAAAGATTGCGAAATTCCAGGGCTGGAAATCTCCAAAACGTAGGCATCGGGAATAATATTGCTGGTCTCTAATTGTTCTTCCAAAGCTCGGCTCATCCGTTCACAATCTTCTAATCCAGTATCCTGACTGGGGTTGCGGATATCTACACGCAGCACAGGAGGTTTCTGATTGGTGTAAAAGGTTGCCCCCACCACTTCCAGTCCCAATATTTGGGCGATGGGGGTGGCGATGTCGAGAATTTTGGGGATCAGAGGATGAGCCATAGTTGACGTGAATATTAGAGTCTACACAAGTTCTGACGTTACACTGCCATTAAAAAAGTGGGTGAAGCCCACTCAGCGCGTGAAACAGTGTCTTCTCAGAAGCCAAAGACGAACCCAAAGGGTTCGCCTCTTTCTCTAGTTTAGCTTACAGCGAAAGCATTTGCCAGGTGTGTTGTCTGTTATCTGTTGTCTGTTGACTGTTAACTGTTGGCTGTTGGCTATTTACAGTTAACGCAATTTACTCGGTTTCTGTTAATCGTCTTTGTTCGTGTAATTGGGCGAGAACCTGTTCAAAGTTAGATTCATCCACCTGTTGAATATAGTTAATTTTGAATTCTTCTAAAAAGTCAATTAATAAGGTTTGAATTTCGGCTAAACCTTGTTCTTTTTGGAGTTCTTCCCCTAAAACCTTACTAAAGTTTTTAACTAATTGATTGGTTAATTTTGTGCCCACGGGATCAGCCATTGCTGTTTTCACCGTTTCATAGGCATTCTGTGGCCCTTCCGTGGCTAATTTAGACAGTTCTGTAATTATTGTTTCTTGAATTTGTTCAGGAATTTGTTGTAACCCCGGAATATTTTTAAACTGTTGAATAACCGGAGATTGTTGCATCACTTGTTCAATATTATAGCGCAATAATGCTTCAATATCGGGTTCTAGTTTAGGAATAACATGATAAATAATTGTCTGGATTAAATGATTGGCGATCGCCTCCATTTCATTGATATTATTAATATCTAAATATTGTTTATTTTGATTCACAAAAAATCGTTTAACTACATCTCCTTTCCGAATTTCTCGTTGAACTTGTTCCAAGACTTCAATCACCACGGC is part of the Planktothrix serta PCC 8927 genome and harbors:
- the infB gene encoding translation initiation factor IF-2; its protein translation is MNNAKVRIYELSRELNLDNKDILAVCERLNISVKSHSSTISESDKERIEKYVASHPNPGQLDAKSERSHPNGKSSGATPGEKKRQEILEIQKPRIRPNSDSSPVYSEENSSASVSVATPPKSLVSPKAPVKPTLNRPVLSKPNSLAQAGTDSSQTAAEERSETEQIAIDSPPQEITIPEEEDLDLSEPALLSPPPVRPASTVPIVTSEVVEPIIKNKPVLKTNKSTPKPVESKPKTETPEKPTPKTQQAPSLAPTEAKEKDSEARKAPRKEIGAPRPRGPELQPPPARKSVQPIDEDAEPSENAEEEPLIATDDLIKRPKRAAVTTLTRPNPPRTGKRGPEWEEEEEEVVDTAKAKAAKVKAKRRAKPSLDEDDDDELNALALSNANNAMMTISLARPPKPKSSPGQNNLAATTAKPKKQTPGRSGGSSGANMRRTEAKPKAERPEKVIVPGPMTVQELAMALILPETEIIKRLFSQGIAVNITETLDYNTILLICQDLNVQVENEKLKSGAIKPDNILNEEDLGHLQRRPPVVTIMGHVDHGKTTLLDAIRETKVAQGEAGGITQHIGAYHVDMEHEGQTQQVVFLDTPGHEAFTAMRARGARVTDVAILVVAADDGVQPQTIEAISHAKAAGVPIIIAINKIDKEGAQPDRVKQELTEFALVPEEWGGDTIMVPVSAIRGENLDTLLEMILLVAEVEDLYANPNRAAKGTIIEAHLDKSRGPVATLLVQNGTLRVGDIVVAGSVLGKVRAMVDDRGDRVDDASPSFAVEVLGLRDVPAAGDEFEVFESEKEASALATQRAEAKRETRLTKGRISLSEFSARAQEGELKELNLILKGDVQGSVEAIVGALKKLPQKEVELQLLLAAPGEITETDIDLAAASNAVLLGFNTTLAHGARQAADRAGVDIRDYNIIYNLLDDVQAAMEGLLEPELVEEALGQVEVRAIFPVGRSTVAGCYVLSGKVIRNCKVRVRRKNEIVHEGGLDSLKRMKEDAKEVNAGYECGIALDNFNDWNMGDIIEAYRMTTKRRTLTL
- a CDS encoding YlxR family protein, yielding MKNQRRCVACRQLAGKETFWRFVRLYPSHQVQLDQGMGRSAYLCPNPDCLRVAQKKNRLGHALRTSVPEELYQSLWQRLANPSEMTSPCGDVSESTTCSRSQPL
- the nusA gene encoding transcription termination factor NusA, whose amino-acid sequence is MSMVSLPGLQDMINSISQERNLPKKAVEEALREALLKGYERYRRTIEIQTQFSDDYFDNFDVELDVDDEGFRVLAKNLTIVEQVSNQDHQIALKDVREVAPEAQLGDTVTLDVTPDQGEFGRMAAIQTKQVLAQKLRDKQRKMIQEEFKELEGTVLQAKVLRFERQSVIMEVASGFGHMAVEAELPKREQLPNDNYRANATFRVYLKKVCQGSQRGPQLLVSRADAGLVVYLFANEVPEIEDEVVRIVAVAREANPPSRHVGPRTKIAVDTLDRDVDPVGACIGARGSRIQVVVNELRGEKIDVIRWSPDPATYIANALSPARVDEVRLVNPEERRAHILVPEDQLSLAIGKEGQNVRLAARLTGWKIDIKDTAKYDAAAEDEKIAEELERQALAARDEDFDEFGEEE
- the rimP gene encoding ribosome maturation factor RimP → MAHPLIPKILDIATPIAQILGLEVVGATFYTNQKPPVLRVDIRNPSQDTGLEDCERMSRALEEQLETSNIIPDAYVLEISSPGISQSLTSDREFVSFKGFSIIVKTSEPYKGHSQQRGKLVRRDETTVYLSQKGRQLAIPRELITQVIFDESGEE